The following are from one region of the Haloactinomyces albus genome:
- the aspS gene encoding aspartate--tRNA ligase, with translation MMRTHEAGSLRTGHAGQSVTLSGWVARRRDHGGVIFIDLRDASGVAQVVFREGEMAERAHRLRAEFCIRITGEVVRRPAGNENPEIGTGEVEITVTDLEVLSESAPLPFPLDEHLETSEEVRLRYRYLDLRRPGPARTIRMRSEVNRIARQVLHDREFIEVETPTMTRSTPEGARDFLIPARLQPGSWYALPQSPQLFKQLLMVGGLERYFQIARCYRDEDFRADRQPEFTQLDLEMSFVDQEDVIEVSEQVITSLWRELADHEIERPISRISYADAMARYGTDKPDLRFGVELTELTDYFRDTPFRVFQAPYVGAVVMPGGADQPRRQLDAWQEWAKQRGAKGLAYVLVGEDGTLSGPVAKNLSDSERDGLAKTVSASPGDCVFFAAGPRSSSRALLGAVRLEIADHCGLVDQHAWSFVWVVDAPMFESVADTDDVTVGSSRWTAVHHPFTAPNPEWADSFDQDPENAIASAYDLVCNGNEIGGGSVRIHRPEMQERVFDVLGISEEQAKDKFGFLLEAFKYGPPPHGGVAFGWDRICMLLADADSLREVIAFPKSGGGFDPLTGAPAPITAEQRKEAGVDAKPAAGPADSISVEPQGMVEKQG, from the coding sequence GTGATGCGCACGCACGAGGCCGGATCACTCCGCACCGGTCATGCCGGGCAGTCCGTCACCCTGAGTGGCTGGGTGGCGCGTCGCCGTGATCACGGAGGAGTGATCTTCATCGATCTGCGGGATGCCTCCGGCGTCGCGCAGGTTGTTTTCCGCGAGGGCGAGATGGCCGAGCGCGCGCACCGGCTGCGCGCCGAGTTCTGCATTCGCATCACCGGAGAGGTCGTCCGTAGGCCCGCGGGCAACGAGAATCCCGAGATCGGTACGGGCGAGGTCGAGATCACCGTGACCGACCTGGAGGTGCTCTCGGAGTCCGCGCCGCTGCCGTTTCCGCTGGACGAGCATCTGGAGACCAGCGAGGAGGTCCGGCTGCGGTACCGGTATCTCGACCTGCGGCGTCCGGGACCTGCCCGGACCATCCGGATGCGCAGCGAGGTCAATCGGATCGCGCGGCAGGTGCTGCACGACCGTGAGTTCATCGAGGTCGAGACTCCGACGATGACCCGCTCCACCCCGGAGGGCGCGCGCGACTTCCTGATCCCGGCACGGCTGCAGCCGGGCAGTTGGTATGCGCTCCCACAGTCACCGCAACTGTTCAAGCAGTTGCTGATGGTCGGTGGGCTGGAGCGCTACTTCCAGATCGCTCGCTGTTACCGGGACGAGGACTTCCGGGCCGACCGGCAACCGGAGTTCACCCAGCTCGACCTCGAGATGAGTTTCGTCGACCAGGAGGACGTCATCGAGGTGAGCGAGCAGGTCATCACGTCGCTGTGGCGTGAGCTCGCCGACCACGAGATCGAACGGCCGATCTCGCGCATCAGCTATGCCGACGCGATGGCCCGGTACGGGACGGACAAGCCCGACCTGCGTTTCGGCGTCGAACTCACCGAACTCACCGACTACTTCCGGGACACGCCGTTCCGGGTCTTCCAGGCCCCGTATGTCGGCGCGGTGGTCATGCCCGGCGGTGCCGACCAGCCGCGCAGGCAGCTGGATGCCTGGCAGGAGTGGGCCAAGCAGCGTGGTGCCAAGGGGCTCGCCTATGTGCTCGTGGGTGAGGACGGCACGCTGTCCGGCCCGGTCGCCAAGAACCTGTCCGACAGCGAGCGCGACGGTCTCGCCAAAACCGTGAGCGCGTCCCCCGGTGACTGTGTGTTCTTCGCCGCAGGTCCACGTTCGTCCTCGCGGGCTCTGCTGGGCGCGGTACGGCTGGAGATCGCCGACCACTGCGGCCTGGTCGATCAGCACGCCTGGTCCTTCGTGTGGGTCGTGGACGCCCCCATGTTCGAATCGGTGGCCGACACCGACGACGTCACGGTGGGATCCAGCCGTTGGACGGCTGTGCACCACCCGTTCACCGCGCCGAACCCCGAGTGGGCGGACAGTTTCGACCAGGACCCCGAGAACGCGATCGCCAGTGCTTACGATCTCGTGTGCAACGGCAACGAGATCGGTGGCGGCTCGGTCCGTATCCACCGGCCGGAGATGCAGGAGCGAGTCTTCGACGTGCTGGGGATCTCGGAGGAGCAAGCCAAGGACAAGTTCGGGTTTCTGCTGGAGGCCTTCAAGTACGGCCCCCCGCCGCACGGTGGTGTCGCCTTCGGTTGGGACCGGATCTGCATGCTGCTCGCCGATGCCGATTCGTTGCGAGAGGTGATCGCTTTCCCCAAGAGCGGAGGCGGTTTCGACCCGTTGACCGGTGCACCCGCTCCGATCACGGCCGAGCAGCGCAAGGAGGCCGGTGTGGATGCCAAGCCCGCTGCCGGTCCCGCGGACAGCATCTCGGTCGAACCACAGGGCATGGTGGAAAAGCAGGGCTGA
- a CDS encoding phosphotransferase family protein, with protein MSVEITTGPPEVRVPASSEVTDTVGTAESVLASRTGAPVRLADAEDLGGSDRSVVMRVRVAETPFELPRTLVVKHYGAPSPSGERSDPFAHEAASCQLATALPPEIRVGPELIAQDSDRRLLVLEDLGRGSTLADVLFADDPRAAERALLAWARSLGRLHTTMAGREADFDALMRRIGATSWTDPVADDIRQALSELPELLEQTLGVTTPQAVTDRLAGAAQLLGPGKYRSFSPSDICPDNSLVTGNGVRFLDFEWACVRDIALDAAYLQFPFPSSWCSYAMPESLAESMLATWRSEVVEVWPDLDEDEVLGPRLFDAQMLWVWVSTWWFLPRSGQSDTPIAAHMPSPRRSTALADRWQRLRTDAESVGVSEVAEYASRVVEALVERFGSGALELRTYPAFR; from the coding sequence ATGAGCGTGGAAATCACCACCGGCCCGCCGGAGGTTCGTGTCCCCGCGAGCTCGGAAGTGACCGACACCGTCGGTACTGCGGAATCCGTGCTCGCCAGCAGGACGGGTGCACCGGTCCGGCTCGCCGACGCCGAGGATCTCGGTGGTAGCGACCGTTCGGTCGTCATGCGGGTACGAGTCGCCGAAACTCCGTTCGAACTCCCGCGCACGCTCGTGGTCAAGCACTACGGGGCTCCTTCGCCCTCGGGGGAGCGTTCCGATCCGTTCGCGCACGAGGCCGCGAGTTGCCAGTTGGCCACCGCCCTTCCACCCGAGATCCGTGTCGGTCCGGAGCTGATCGCCCAGGACAGTGACCGGCGATTGCTGGTGCTGGAGGATCTCGGGCGCGGCTCGACGCTGGCCGATGTCCTGTTCGCCGACGATCCCCGGGCGGCCGAGCGGGCCCTGCTCGCCTGGGCGAGGTCGCTGGGGCGGCTGCACACGACGATGGCGGGCCGCGAGGCCGACTTCGACGCGCTGATGCGCAGGATCGGTGCGACTTCCTGGACGGACCCGGTCGCCGACGATATCCGGCAAGCGCTCTCGGAGTTGCCGGAACTGCTCGAGCAGACGCTCGGTGTGACGACGCCGCAAGCCGTGACCGACCGGTTGGCCGGGGCGGCGCAACTGCTCGGGCCCGGGAAGTACCGCTCTTTCAGCCCCTCGGATATCTGCCCGGACAACAGTCTGGTGACCGGCAACGGGGTCCGCTTCCTGGATTTCGAGTGGGCCTGTGTGCGTGATATCGCGCTGGACGCCGCCTATCTCCAGTTCCCGTTCCCGTCGTCGTGGTGCTCGTATGCGATGCCGGAAAGCCTGGCTGAGAGCATGCTCGCGACCTGGCGCTCGGAGGTTGTCGAGGTATGGCCGGATCTGGACGAGGACGAGGTGCTCGGGCCGAGGCTCTTCGACGCCCAGATGCTCTGGGTGTGGGTTTCGACGTGGTGGTTCCTCCCCCGCTCCGGGCAGTCCGATACGCCGATTGCCGCCCACATGCCCTCACCTCGGCGTAGCACGGCTCTTGCCGACCGGTGGCAGCGGTTGCGTACCGACGCCGAATCCGTGGGAGTTTCCGAGGTCGCCGAGTACGCGAGCAGGGTGGTGGAGGCGCTCGTGGAGCGCTTCGGCTCCGGTGCGCTCGAGCTGCGCACCTATCCGGCATTTCGTTGA
- a CDS encoding SulP family inorganic anion transporter encodes MTTRLESPPAAEAHGRRPWFTRGFTKESLAADVAASFVVFLVALPLCIGIAVASGVPAELGIITGVVGGLVVGFLPGSTMQVSGPAAGLTVLVSSTVAEQGLAMLGVIVLGAGLLQMLLAMSRLGTWFRAISPSVVQGMLAGIGVVLLLGQIYPAGGFEQPMSTAGKIAGIPALATAMVSTPVGLSGLSITVFTLVVMGLWNRLPQRIRMVPAALVAVVAAGLVASVSGLPLSTIEIGALFEAIDVPSFGAFEGLADTAVLGAILTFALIASCESLFSAAGIDRMHDGAKTRYNKELMAQGAGNTVCGLLGALPLTAVIVRSSTNLRAGARTKLSRVLHGVWMLLFVVLLPGVLSYLPSAALAALLLHAGWKLIAVRHVAELVRTHRSEAFVLVLTAVLIVLTDLLVGTLTGIAVAIVKSAWEMSRLSIHSSHSEDHIQIEIGGNATFLRLPHLLDHLEQLPLTSRAHVDLSSVRHLDRACEQAVENWVAQRRRSACAVEVAMPAHPSWRLRQ; translated from the coding sequence GTGACAACGCGACTCGAATCACCCCCCGCAGCGGAGGCCCACGGTCGTCGACCGTGGTTCACGAGGGGATTCACCAAGGAAAGCCTCGCTGCCGATGTGGCTGCGTCTTTCGTGGTGTTCCTGGTGGCGCTGCCGTTGTGCATCGGTATTGCCGTCGCCTCGGGCGTGCCCGCCGAACTGGGCATCATCACTGGTGTGGTCGGTGGCCTGGTGGTCGGCTTCCTGCCCGGAAGCACCATGCAGGTCAGTGGCCCCGCCGCCGGCCTGACCGTGCTGGTGTCCTCGACGGTGGCCGAGCAGGGCCTGGCCATGCTCGGTGTCATCGTGCTCGGCGCGGGCCTGCTGCAGATGCTGCTGGCGATGAGCAGGCTCGGCACTTGGTTTCGGGCCATCTCCCCGTCGGTGGTGCAGGGAATGCTCGCCGGGATCGGCGTGGTGCTCCTGCTGGGCCAGATCTACCCGGCCGGTGGATTCGAACAGCCCATGAGCACTGCCGGGAAGATCGCGGGTATCCCGGCGTTGGCCACCGCGATGGTGAGTACGCCGGTCGGTCTCAGCGGGCTGAGCATCACCGTCTTCACCTTGGTGGTCATGGGACTCTGGAATCGACTGCCCCAGCGCATTCGGATGGTGCCCGCGGCACTGGTCGCCGTGGTGGCCGCAGGCCTGGTCGCCTCCGTGTCCGGTCTGCCGCTGAGCACGATCGAGATCGGAGCACTGTTCGAAGCGATCGACGTCCCCTCGTTCGGTGCTTTCGAGGGGCTGGCCGACACGGCCGTGCTCGGCGCGATCCTGACCTTCGCGCTGATCGCCTCGTGCGAGAGCCTGTTCAGTGCCGCCGGGATCGATCGGATGCACGACGGTGCGAAGACCCGGTACAACAAGGAGTTGATGGCCCAGGGCGCTGGTAACACGGTCTGTGGCCTGCTCGGTGCACTGCCGCTGACGGCGGTGATCGTGCGCAGTTCGACGAACCTGCGAGCGGGTGCGCGCACCAAGCTCTCGCGGGTCCTGCACGGCGTGTGGATGTTGCTGTTCGTGGTCCTGTTGCCGGGCGTCCTGTCCTACCTCCCCAGTGCGGCGCTGGCGGCGCTGCTGCTCCACGCAGGCTGGAAGCTGATCGCGGTCCGCCACGTGGCGGAGCTGGTACGCACCCACCGCTCCGAGGCGTTCGTGCTGGTCCTGACCGCCGTGCTGATCGTGCTCACCGACCTGCTGGTGGGCACGCTGACCGGGATTGCCGTCGCGATCGTCAAGAGCGCGTGGGAGATGTCGCGGCTGTCGATTCACTCCAGCCACTCCGAGGACCATATCCAGATCGAGATCGGCGGCAACGCCACGTTCCTGCGCCTGCCTCATCTGCTGGACCACCTGGAGCAGCTACCGCTGACCAGCCGCGCGCACGTCGATCTGAGTTCGGTGCGTCACCTCGACCGTGCCTGCGAGCAGGCCGTCGAGAACTGGGTCGCCCAGCGTCGCAGAAGTGCCTGCGCGGTGGAGGTGGCCATGCCCGCTCATCCGAGTTGGAGGCTCCGGCAGTAG
- a CDS encoding replication-associated recombination protein A, giving the protein MSDGLFDSDLFGGQSPGGDSSETDLFGAEVDDRAGERLAENAPLPVRMRPRSLDEVVGQDELLGPGAPLRRLVEGAAPASVLLHGPPGTGKTTLAGLVSRATGRRFAALSALSSGVKEVRAVIEEARRRLGRSGEATVLFIDEVHRFSKTQQDALLGAVEDRTVLLVAATTENPFFSVVSPLLSRSLVLQLRSLDDADVRELVRRAMTEERGLRGAFRLAEDAEAHLVALAGGDARRALTALEAAAEAAGSTGAEVIDLATVEATVDKAAVRYDRDGDQHYDVVSAFIKSIRGSDVDAALHYLARMVEAGEDPRFIARRLVVHASEDVGMADPTALQTAVAASQAVQFIGMPEGRLTLAQATVHLATAPKSNAVITAVDAALDDVRAGKAGAVPAHLRDGHYAGASRLGNAQGYRYPHSRPEGVLAQQYPPDELVGRNYYEPSGRGTERALGERLPKLRDIVRGQASDTE; this is encoded by the coding sequence GTGAGTGACGGCCTGTTCGACAGCGACCTGTTCGGTGGGCAATCGCCCGGTGGGGATTCGTCCGAGACGGACCTGTTCGGCGCCGAGGTCGACGATCGTGCGGGCGAACGACTTGCCGAGAATGCGCCACTGCCGGTGCGGATGCGGCCGCGGTCCCTGGATGAGGTGGTCGGTCAGGACGAGCTGCTCGGTCCCGGAGCGCCGCTGCGCAGGCTGGTGGAGGGCGCGGCCCCGGCCTCGGTCCTGCTGCACGGGCCGCCCGGTACGGGCAAGACGACACTGGCCGGCCTGGTGTCCCGGGCCACCGGACGGCGTTTCGCCGCACTGTCGGCCCTGTCGTCCGGAGTCAAGGAAGTTCGTGCGGTCATCGAGGAAGCCCGGCGGCGGCTCGGCCGCTCCGGTGAGGCCACGGTGCTGTTCATCGACGAGGTCCACCGCTTCTCCAAGACTCAGCAGGACGCGTTGCTCGGTGCGGTGGAGGACCGGACCGTGCTCCTGGTCGCGGCGACCACCGAGAACCCGTTCTTCTCCGTGGTCTCTCCGCTGCTGTCGCGGTCGTTGGTGCTGCAGCTGCGCAGCCTGGACGATGCGGATGTCCGCGAGCTGGTGCGCCGGGCGATGACCGAGGAACGTGGTCTGCGGGGAGCTTTCCGCCTTGCCGAGGACGCCGAGGCGCATCTGGTCGCGCTCGCAGGCGGGGACGCTCGCCGTGCTCTGACGGCGCTGGAGGCAGCGGCGGAGGCCGCGGGTTCCACCGGAGCCGAGGTGATCGACCTGGCCACGGTCGAGGCCACGGTCGACAAGGCGGCCGTGCGCTACGACCGCGACGGCGACCAGCACTACGACGTGGTCAGCGCGTTCATCAAGTCGATCCGCGGTTCGGACGTGGACGCGGCGCTGCACTATCTGGCCCGCATGGTCGAGGCGGGCGAGGATCCGCGGTTCATCGCCCGCCGTCTCGTCGTGCACGCCAGCGAGGATGTCGGCATGGCCGATCCCACGGCACTGCAGACTGCGGTGGCGGCCAGTCAGGCCGTGCAATTCATCGGGATGCCCGAGGGGCGTCTCACGCTGGCGCAGGCGACCGTCCACCTGGCCACGGCTCCCAAGTCGAACGCCGTGATCACTGCGGTGGATGCGGCGCTGGACGACGTGCGTGCGGGCAAGGCGGGAGCAGTGCCCGCGCATCTGCGGGACGGCCACTACGCGGGCGCGAGCAGGCTGGGGAACGCGCAGGGTTACCGGTACCCCCACAGCAGGCCCGAAGGTGTGCTGGCGCAGCAGTACCCACCGGACGAACTGGTCGGCAGGAACTACTACGAGCCCAGCGGCCGTGGTACCGAACGAGCGCTCGGTGAACGGCTGCCGAAGTTGCGCGACATCGTGCGCGGGCAGGCATCGGATACGGAATGA
- a CDS encoding 2-hydroxyacid dehydrogenase produces MEWRIVVTRSVPEPALDLLREVGEVHVCEQERPLRTSELHEAVRGAHAIVTMVHDRIDGAVADAAGSRLQVVANVAVGYDNVDVDALAQRGVTVTNTPGVLVDATADLTLGLLLMLTRRLGEGERLLRSETPWSWHMSFMLGTGLQGKTLGIVGLGRIGQAVAHRARAFGMEIAYTGRSRADPDVAAALGARYLPLEQLLDEADAVSLHCPLTEATRHLVDEKVLERMKPSAVLINTSRGPVVDEQALARALGRRSIAGAALDVFEHEPKVEPDLLDLDNVVVVPHLGSATTETRTAMAVLAARNVVGMLDGTGPSTPVSA; encoded by the coding sequence GTGGAGTGGCGGATCGTGGTGACCCGCTCGGTTCCGGAACCGGCATTGGACCTGCTGCGCGAGGTGGGGGAGGTCCATGTTTGCGAGCAGGAACGGCCGTTGCGGACCTCCGAGTTGCACGAGGCCGTCCGGGGGGCACATGCGATCGTGACGATGGTGCACGACCGCATCGACGGTGCTGTGGCCGACGCTGCGGGCTCTCGGTTGCAGGTCGTGGCCAACGTCGCGGTCGGCTACGACAACGTCGATGTCGATGCTCTTGCCCAGCGTGGTGTCACCGTCACCAATACTCCCGGCGTGCTCGTCGATGCCACGGCCGATCTGACTCTCGGCCTGCTGCTGATGCTCACCCGGCGCCTGGGTGAAGGCGAGCGGCTGCTGCGCTCGGAGACGCCCTGGTCCTGGCATATGTCGTTCATGCTCGGCACCGGCCTGCAGGGCAAGACGCTCGGCATCGTCGGGCTCGGCCGGATCGGGCAGGCGGTGGCCCACCGAGCCCGCGCCTTCGGCATGGAGATCGCCTACACCGGCCGCAGCCGCGCGGACCCCGACGTGGCGGCCGCGCTCGGGGCCCGCTACCTGCCCCTGGAGCAGCTTCTGGACGAGGCCGATGCGGTGTCCCTGCACTGCCCGCTGACAGAGGCCACCCGTCACCTCGTCGACGAGAAGGTGCTGGAACGGATGAAGCCCTCGGCGGTGCTGATCAACACCAGCCGCGGCCCGGTGGTCGACGAGCAGGCCCTCGCCCGCGCGTTGGGGAGGCGGTCCATCGCCGGTGCGGCGCTGGACGTGTTCGAGCACGAACCGAAGGTCGAACCCGATCTGCTCGATCTGGACAACGTGGTGGTGGTGCCGCACCTGGGGTCGGCCACGACCGAGACGCGTACCGCGATGGCCGTGCTGGCCGCCCGCAACGTCGTGGGGATGTTGGACGGCACCGGGCCGAGCACCCCGGTGAGCGCCTGA
- a CDS encoding DUF948 domain-containing protein, giving the protein MTPTQIAALVAAGAFVLLVVLLAIPLIKLGRTLDEATNAIRKAHENSDPLFTGANTTLTHVNTQLERVDGITANAKAVSGNASALSSLFTATLGGPLVKAAAFSYGVSKALRARRKRKDEPAGKHSRRGKGGRK; this is encoded by the coding sequence GTGACGCCCACGCAGATCGCCGCGCTGGTCGCAGCGGGCGCGTTCGTGCTACTGGTCGTACTGTTGGCGATTCCGCTGATCAAACTCGGCCGCACGCTGGACGAGGCGACCAACGCGATCCGCAAGGCGCACGAGAACTCCGATCCTCTGTTCACCGGTGCGAACACCACGCTGACCCACGTCAACACCCAGTTGGAACGGGTCGACGGCATCACGGCGAACGCCAAGGCGGTCAGTGGCAACGCCTCTGCGTTGTCCTCGCTGTTCACCGCTACACTGGGTGGCCCGTTGGTGAAGGCAGCCGCTTTCTCCTACGGCGTGAGCAAAGCCTTGCGTGCTCGCCGCAAGCGTAAGGACGAGCCTGCGGGCAAGCACTCCCGCCGAGGTAAGGGGGGTCGCAAGTGA
- the alaS gene encoding alanine--tRNA ligase: MQTHEINNRFIEHFRNTGHTVVPSASLILDDPNLLFVNAGMVQFKPYFLGEVPAPYPRATSIQKCVRTADIDEVGKTTRHNTFFQMAGNFSFGDYFKEGAIEHAWQLITASQDSGGYGLEPDRIWVTVYNNDDEAARLWNKVAGLPAERIQRRGMDDNFWSMNVPGPCGPSSEIYYDRGPAYGQEGGPLVDESRYIEIWNLVFMQDQRGESTGPGKSDFSVLGPLPAQNIDTGMGVERVACLLQGVENVYETDLVRPVINMAEELSGRRYGADPNDDVRFRVIADHARTGVLLVSDGVTPSNETRGYVLRRLLRRIVRSTRLLGVHEPVLGEFAQVVRDAMAPSYPELTTEFERIDSVMRNEEEAFLATLSAGSKIFDMAATETRRAGSTQLPGSKAFQLHDTYGFPIDLTLEMAAEQGLSVDEQGFRDLMSEQRRRAKEDARARKTAHADTSTYRSLLDEHGTTEFIGYTDLQAQSRVLGLLVNGAPVPAAGEGSEVELILDRTPFYAEGGGQIADTGRLVGPGVELEVTDVQRAVPGLFAHRARVVAGEVGVDTKLEAGVDVDRRRAIARSHSATHLVHAAVRSAYGKRAAQAGSLNSPGRMRFDFTAPSAVSAPVMSGVEEEVNEYLQNDVEVQAYNTTMDRAMELGAVALFGEKYGDQVRVVDMGDYSRELCGGTHVGSIAQLGVVKLVSDSSVGSGVHRVEALVGMDAMRYISKEHMLVNQLTEQFKVRAEDLPDRIEGMVTRLRNAEKELQQLRVAQVLQSAGELAGRSVDVNGVSLVAEQVPDGVDGNSLRALTGEVRGRFASRPCVVALFSADPESSKVSFVVAVNRDAQDRGLAAGKLVPSFAEHVGGRGGGKADMAQGGGSEPAGITAAVGALRRELEQVVAHG; encoded by the coding sequence GTGCAGACCCACGAGATCAACAACCGCTTCATCGAGCACTTCCGCAACACCGGTCACACGGTCGTCCCGAGTGCCTCGCTCATCCTGGACGATCCGAACCTGCTGTTCGTCAATGCCGGGATGGTGCAGTTCAAGCCGTACTTTCTGGGAGAGGTCCCCGCGCCGTACCCGCGGGCCACGAGCATCCAGAAGTGCGTCCGCACCGCCGACATCGACGAGGTCGGCAAGACCACCCGCCACAACACCTTCTTCCAGATGGCGGGCAACTTCTCCTTCGGTGACTACTTCAAGGAAGGAGCCATCGAGCACGCCTGGCAGCTGATCACCGCCTCGCAGGACTCCGGTGGCTATGGTCTCGAACCCGACCGGATCTGGGTCACCGTCTACAACAACGACGACGAGGCCGCCCGGCTGTGGAACAAGGTGGCCGGGCTTCCTGCCGAACGCATTCAGCGGCGCGGGATGGACGACAACTTCTGGTCGATGAACGTGCCGGGGCCATGCGGTCCCTCCTCGGAGATCTACTACGACCGCGGCCCCGCCTACGGCCAGGAGGGCGGTCCGCTCGTCGACGAGAGTCGCTACATCGAGATCTGGAACCTGGTCTTCATGCAGGACCAGCGCGGAGAGAGCACCGGTCCAGGCAAGAGCGATTTCTCGGTTCTCGGTCCACTGCCCGCGCAGAACATCGACACCGGTATGGGAGTGGAACGGGTCGCCTGCCTGCTGCAGGGTGTGGAGAACGTCTACGAGACCGACCTCGTCCGCCCGGTCATCAACATGGCCGAGGAGCTTTCGGGGCGTCGCTATGGTGCCGATCCGAACGACGACGTGCGCTTCCGGGTCATCGCCGACCACGCGCGCACGGGCGTGCTCCTGGTCTCCGACGGGGTGACCCCGAGCAACGAGACCCGGGGCTACGTGCTGCGCAGGCTGCTGCGCCGGATCGTGCGTTCGACGCGCCTGCTGGGCGTGCACGAGCCGGTGCTCGGCGAGTTCGCCCAGGTCGTCCGCGATGCGATGGCACCGAGCTATCCCGAGCTGACCACCGAGTTCGAGCGCATCGACTCGGTGATGCGCAATGAGGAAGAAGCATTCCTGGCCACGCTGTCGGCCGGGTCGAAGATCTTCGACATGGCGGCCACCGAGACGCGCAGGGCCGGGAGTACGCAACTGCCCGGCTCGAAGGCGTTCCAGCTGCACGACACCTACGGTTTCCCGATCGATCTGACCCTGGAGATGGCCGCCGAACAGGGGTTGTCGGTGGACGAGCAGGGTTTCCGGGACCTGATGAGCGAGCAGCGCAGGCGAGCCAAGGAGGACGCCAGGGCGCGCAAGACCGCGCACGCCGACACGTCCACCTACCGCTCGCTGCTGGACGAGCACGGAACCACCGAGTTCATCGGCTACACCGATTTGCAGGCGCAGAGCCGCGTACTCGGTCTGCTGGTCAACGGGGCACCGGTGCCCGCTGCGGGAGAGGGTAGTGAGGTCGAGCTGATCCTGGACCGCACACCGTTCTACGCCGAGGGCGGTGGCCAGATCGCCGACACCGGACGGTTGGTCGGTCCCGGGGTGGAGCTCGAGGTCACCGATGTGCAGCGCGCGGTGCCGGGACTGTTCGCGCACCGTGCGCGGGTCGTCGCCGGTGAGGTCGGTGTGGACACCAAGCTCGAAGCCGGGGTGGATGTGGATCGGCGCCGCGCCATTGCCCGGTCGCACTCGGCGACCCACCTCGTGCACGCGGCCGTCCGCAGTGCCTATGGCAAGCGAGCCGCCCAGGCGGGCTCACTGAACTCCCCCGGCCGCATGCGGTTCGACTTCACCGCGCCCTCGGCGGTCTCGGCTCCGGTGATGTCCGGTGTCGAGGAGGAAGTCAACGAGTACCTGCAAAACGATGTCGAGGTACAGGCCTACAACACGACGATGGACCGTGCGATGGAGCTCGGCGCGGTCGCGTTGTTCGGCGAGAAATACGGTGACCAGGTCCGCGTGGTCGACATGGGCGACTACTCGCGTGAGCTGTGCGGCGGTACTCACGTCGGCAGCATCGCTCAGCTCGGCGTGGTCAAGCTCGTTTCGGACTCCTCGGTCGGCTCGGGAGTGCACCGGGTCGAGGCACTGGTCGGCATGGACGCGATGCGCTACATCAGCAAGGAGCACATGCTGGTCAACCAGCTCACCGAGCAGTTCAAGGTGCGTGCCGAGGACCTGCCGGATCGCATCGAGGGCATGGTCACCCGGCTGCGCAACGCCGAGAAGGAGCTGCAGCAGCTCCGTGTCGCCCAGGTCCTGCAGTCGGCGGGTGAGTTGGCCGGGCGCAGTGTCGATGTCAACGGCGTCAGCCTGGTCGCCGAGCAGGTACCGGACGGGGTGGACGGCAACTCGTTGCGCGCACTGACCGGGGAGGTCCGCGGGCGTTTCGCCTCGCGGCCCTGTGTGGTGGCGCTGTTCTCGGCGGATCCGGAATCGTCGAAGGTGAGCTTCGTGGTCGCGGTGAATCGCGACGCGCAGGACCGCGGTCTCGCGGCGGGCAAGCTCGTGCCGTCCTTCGCCGAACACGTCGGTGGTCGTGGTGGCGGCAAGGCCGACATGGCCCAAGGCGGTGGTTCGGAACCGGCCGGGATCACTGCGGCGGTCGGTGCGCTGCGCCGGGAACTCGAGCAGGTGGTGGCGCACGGGTGA
- the ruvX gene encoding Holliday junction resolvase RuvX, whose protein sequence is MGPHHPDESADAGPGRRLAVDVGAVRVGIAVSDPSPVLATPLVTLKRDEAGSTDLARLAELVTEYEVVEVVVGLPKTLADRHGSAAEAAQSYAEALASRVSPVPVRFSDERLTTVTASRVLTERGVRGKRKRAVVDQAAAVEILQAWLDARGRSG, encoded by the coding sequence GTGGGGCCGCACCATCCGGATGAATCGGCCGATGCGGGCCCCGGGCGGCGACTGGCCGTGGACGTGGGGGCGGTACGGGTGGGGATCGCCGTGAGCGATCCGAGCCCCGTGCTGGCCACCCCGCTGGTTACCCTGAAACGTGATGAAGCCGGGAGTACGGATCTGGCCCGGCTCGCAGAACTCGTCACCGAGTACGAGGTTGTCGAGGTCGTGGTCGGGCTGCCGAAAACCTTGGCCGACAGGCACGGGAGCGCTGCCGAGGCGGCGCAGTCCTATGCCGAGGCGCTTGCGTCGAGAGTGTCACCGGTTCCGGTTCGGTTCAGTGACGAGCGGCTCACCACCGTCACCGCCAGTCGCGTGCTCACCGAACGGGGCGTGCGCGGCAAGCGCAAGCGGGCCGTGGTCGACCAGGCGGCTGCGGTGGAGATCCTGCAGGCATGGTTGGACGCCCGCGGCCGGAGCGGATGA